One part of the Rattus rattus isolate New Zealand chromosome 14, Rrattus_CSIRO_v1, whole genome shotgun sequence genome encodes these proteins:
- the Nhlrc1 gene encoding E3 ubiquitin-protein ligase NHLRC1: MGEEAAGVRPELVREAEVSLLECKVCFERFGHRQQRRPRNLPCGHVVCLACVAALAHPRTLALECPFCRRACRACDTSDCLPVLHLLELLGSTLHASPAALSAASCAPGALTCYHAFGGWGTLVNPTGLALCPKTGRVVVVHDGKRRVKIFDSGGGGAHQFGEKGDAAHDVKYPLDVAVTNDCHVVVTDAGDCSLKVFDFFGQIKLVVGKQFSLPWGVEITPHNGVLVTDAEAGTLHLLEVDFPEGVLRRIERLQAHLCNPRGVAVSWLTGAIAILEHPCALGTSSGNNTRVKVFNSSMQLIGQVDSFGLNLLFPSKITASAVTFDHQGNVIVADTSGPAIVCLGKPEEFPALKPMVTHGLSRPVALVFTKENSLLVLDSASHSIKVFKVMEGNGG; this comes from the coding sequence ATGGGGGAGGAGGCGGCGGGGGTGCGGCCCGAGCTGGTGCGCGAGGCGGAGGTCAGCCTGCTGGAGTGCAAGGTGTGCTTCGAGAGGTTCGGCCACCGGCAGCAGCGGCGCCCGCGCAACCTGCCCTGCGGCCACGTGGTCTGCTTGGCCTGCGTCGCCGCCCTCGCGCACCCGCGGACGCTGGCCCTCGAGTGTCCCTTCTGCCGGCGGGCCTGCCGAGCTTGTGACACCAGCGACTGCCTGCCGGTGCTGCACCTTCTGGAGCTCCTGGGCTCCACCCTCCACGCGTCCCCGGCTGCCCTCAGCGCCGCCTCCTGTGCGCCCGGGGCTCTCACCTGCTACCATGCCTTTGGCGGGTGGGGGACCCTAGTGAACCCCACGGGGCTTGCACTGTGCCCCAAGACCGGACGGGTAGTAGTCGTGCACGACGGTAAGAGACGGGTCAAGATCTTCGACTCCGGAGGAGGAGGTGCACACCAGTttggagagaagggggatgcaGCGCACGACGTGAAGTACCCACTGGATGTCGCGGTCACCAACGACTGCCATGTGGTTGTCACCGACGCTGGCGACTGCTCCCTCAAAGTGTTTGATTTCTTTGGCCAGATCAAGCTGGTTGTGGGAAAGCAGTTTTCCCTGCCTTGGGGTGTAGAGATAACCCCTCACAACGGGGTCCTGGTGACTGACGCAGAGGCAGGGACTTTGCACCTGCTGGAAGTGGATTTCCCTGAAGGGGTCCTTCGGAGAATTGAGAGGTTGCAAGCTCACCTGTGTAATCCCCGTGGGGTGGCAGTGTCATGGCTCACCGGGGCCATCGCGATCCTAGAGCATCCTTGTGCCTTGGGGACGTCAAGCGGTAACAACACAAGGGTGAAGGTGTTCAACTCCAGTATGCAGCTGATTGGCCAGGTGGACAGCTTCGGACTgaacctcctcttcccctccaaaATAACCGCCTCAGCTGTGACCTTCGATCACCAAGGAAACGTGATTGTTGCTGATACCTCTGGGCCAGCCATCGTATGCTTGGGGAAACCTGAGGAATTTCCAGCCCTGAAGCCTATGGTTACTCATGGCCTTTCCCGTCCTGTGGCACTGGTCTTCACCAAGGAGAATTCTCTTCTTGTGCTGGATTCTGCATCCCATTCTATAAAAGTCTTTAAAGTGATGGAGGGTAATGGAGGGTGA